The following coding sequences lie in one Zingiber officinale cultivar Zhangliang chromosome 2B, Zo_v1.1, whole genome shotgun sequence genomic window:
- the LOC122048640 gene encoding subtilisin-like protease 4 — MTSIFFFFLFVSFLLFAKGAACDEELKAYIVHVEDQPDVSAYDGDYYTFLLAGTLEIQEDDAASRVIHSYRNVMTGFSAMLTERDVAAMSKVDWFVRAVPSLVYRPLTTHTPLFLGLRHRTHSVWNATNMGEGVIIGVLDSGITPGHPSYSDRGMPPPPPKWKGRCDLGNVSSSTEQFCNNKLIGARSFVNYNRSGNGSMDSPIDNDGHGTHTSSTAAGAFVKRANVYGLARGVAAGVAPLAHLAIYKVCANDECQAHDILAGMDAAVEDGVDVLSISLGSDPSPFYRDPIAIGGFNAMRKGVFVSCSAGNSGPFNSTVSNDAPWLLTVAASTMDREFLATVKLGDGSEFHGESIYQPQGFSSKKYPLVFPGGASTLCLNCSLNGIDVKGKIVLCDRGINGRIEKGEVVKQAGGAGMVLVNAPKDGYSTIADLHVLPASHIPYAFGHKIKAYINSSSLPTATIVFKGTITHVPHSPTITSFSSRGPSQNTPGILKPDITGPGVSVLAAWNTQIFNVISGTSMSCPHLSGIAALIKKAHPDWSPAAIKSAIMTTAYVKDNTNNPIFDERNLPADLFAVGAGHVMPLKVLDPGLIYDISPTDYHPYLCGLGYSVSDVRIIVHRKINCSSIKSIPEGELNYPSITVRLPTNEARTVTFTRTVTNVGKAAATYYAKLDVPDVVSARVVPRSLTFEKVNEKKSFKISFKRRSDYGASSPTVEGQLMWVSQARSVVRSPISIILE; from the coding sequence AtgacctccatctttttcttctttctctttgttTCTTTTCTCTTGTTCGCTAAAGGGGCTGCCTGCGACGAAGAGCTTAAAGCATACATTGTTCACGTCGAAGATCAACCGGATGTTTCCGCGTATGATGGAGACTACTACACCTTCCTTTTGGCCGGAACATTAGagatccaagaagatgatgcgGCGTCGCGGGTTATACACTCCTATCGGAATGTTATGACCGGCTTCTCGGCGATGCTGACGGAGAGGGATGTGGCGGCCATGTCGAAGGTCGACTGGTTTGTGCGCGCCGTTCCGAGCTTGGTTTACCGTCCGTTGACCACCCACACGCCCCTGTTTTTGGGGCTGCGCCACCGCACTCACAGTGTGTGGAACGCGACCAACATGGGGGAAGGCGTCATCATAGGCGTCCTTGACTCCGGCATCACCCCTGGCCACCCTTCGTATAGTGACCGCGGCATGCCGCCTCCTCCACCCAAGTGGAAGGGACGTTGCGACTTAGGGAACGTGTCGTCATCGACCGAGCAGTTCTGTAACAATAAGCTCATCGGTGCCCGATCCTTCGTCAACTATAATCGGTCCGGGAACGGATCGATGGATTCACCTATTGATAACGATGGCCACGGTACTCACACGTCTAGCACCGCCGCCGGAGCATTCGTGAAGCGCGCTAATGTGTACGGGCTAGCCAGGGGAGTGGCAGCTGGAGTGGCCCCCCTTGCGCATCTCGCCATTTATAAGGTTTGCGCGAATGACGAGTGTCAGGCGCACGACATACTCGCTGGGATGGACGCCGCAGTGGAGGACGGTGTGGATGTGCTTTCAATCTCGCTCGGTAGTGACCCTAGTCCATTCTACCGCGACCCAATTGCGATCGGCGGTTTTAACGCCATGCGCAAGGGAGTCTTCGTCAGCTGCTCGGCCGGCAACTCGGGGCCGTTTAATTCCACCGTATCCAATGACGCGCCATGGTTACTCACTGTGGCGGCCAGCACTATGGACCGTGAGTTCTTGGCCACCGTAAAGCTTGGCGACGGCAGCGAGTTCCACGGCGAGAGCATCTACCAGCCGCAGGGATTCTCATCGAAGAAGTATCCTCTCGTGTTCCCTGGCGGCGCTTCCACCTTATGTCTCAACTGTTCCCTTAACGGTATCGACGTGAAGGGAAAGATTGTGCTCTGTGACCGCGGCATCAACGGGCGGATCGAGAAGGGGGAAGTCGTCAAGCAAGCCGGTGGCGCCGGCATGGTGCTTGTCAATGCACCGAAAGACGGCTACAGCACTATCGCCGATCTCCACGTACTGCCGGCGTCGCACATTCCCTATGCCTTTGGACATAAGATCAAGGCTTACATCAACTCATCCTCCCTCCCGACGGCCACCATTGTCTTCAAAGGCACCATTACCCATGTGCCCCACTCTCCGACGATAACTTCCTTCTCCTCCCGTGGGCCTAGCCAAAATACACCGGGGATCCTCAAGCCCGACATCACCGGCCCTGGTGTCAGCGTCCTTGCTGCTTGGAACACACAAATATTCAATGTCATCTCCGGCACCTCTATGTCCTGCCCCCATCTCTCCGGCATCGCCGCCCTTATCAAGAAAGCCCATCCCGACTGGTCGCCCGCAGCTATCAAATCTGCCATAATGACGACGGCCTACGTAAAAGATAACACCAACAACCCCATCTTTGACGAGAGGAACCTTCCAGCCGACCTCTTCGCGGTGGGAGCCGGCCACGTCATGCCTCTAAAGGTCCTTGACCCGGGACTCATCTACGACATCTCTCCGACGGACTATCATCCATACCTTTGCGGCCTTGGCTACAGTGTCTCCGATGTGAGAATCATCGTCCACCGCAAAATCAACTGCTCGTCGATCAAGAGCATCCCAGAAGGAGAGCTCAACTATCCTTCCATCACCGTCCGACTGCCGACGAATGAGGCAAGGACGGTGACCTTCACAAGGACCGTGACCAACGTCGGCAAGGCAGCAGCGACTTACTACGCAAAGTTAGACGTGCCCGACGTGGTTTCGGCACGTGTAGTTCCGAGAAGCTTAACCTTCGAGAAGGTTAATGAAAAGAAGAGCTTCAAGATTAGTTTCAAGCGAAGGAGTGACTATGGGGCGTCGTCACCGACTGTTGAAGGGCAATTGATGTGGGTTTCCCAGGCGAGGAGTGTGGTCAGAAGTCCAATCTCCATCATCCTGGAGTGA
- the LOC122048641 gene encoding subtilisin-like protease 4, which produces MTSIFFFFLFVSFLLFAKGAACDEELKAYIVHVEDQPDVSAYDGDYYTFLLAGTLEIQEDDAASRVIHSYRNVMTGFSAMLTERDVAAMSKVDWFVRAVPSLVYRPLTTHTPLFLGLRHRTHSVWNATNMGEGVIIGVLDSGITPGHPSYSDRGMPPPPPKWKGRCDLGNVSSSTEQFCNNKLIGARSFVNYNRSGNGSMDSPIDNDGHGTHTSSTAAGAFVKRANVYGLARGVAAGVAPLAHLAIYKVCANDECQAHDILAGMDAAVEDGVDVLSISLGSDPSPFYRDPIAIGGFNAMRKGVFVSCSAGNSGPFNSTVSNDAPWLLTVAASTMDREFLATVKLGDGSEFHGESIYQPQGFSSKKYPLVFPGGASTLCLNGSLNGIDVKGKIVLCDRGINGRIEKGEVVKQAGGAGMVLVNAPKDGYSTIADLHVLPASHIPYAFGHKIKAYINSSSLPTATIVFKGTITHVPHSPAITSFSSRGPSQNTPGILKPDITGPGVSVLAAWNTQIFNVISGTSMSCPHLSGIAALIKKAHPDWSPAAIKSAIMTTAYVKDNTNNPIFDERNLPADLFAVGAGHVMPLKVLDPGLIYDISPTDYHPYLCGLGYSVSDVRIIVHRKINCSSIKSIPEGELNYPSITVRLPTNEARTVTFTRTVTNVGKAAATYYAKLDVPDVVSARVVPRSLTFEKVNEKKSFKISFKRRSDYGASSPTVEGQLMWVSQARSVVRSPISIILE; this is translated from the coding sequence AtgacctccatctttttcttctttctctttgttTCTTTTCTCTTGTTCGCTAAAGGGGCTGCCTGCGACGAAGAGCTTAAAGCATACATTGTTCACGTCGAAGATCAACCGGATGTTTCCGCGTATGATGGAGACTACTACACCTTCCTTTTGGCCGGAACATTAGagatccaagaagatgatgcgGCGTCGCGGGTTATACACTCCTATCGGAATGTTATGACCGGCTTCTCGGCGATGCTGACGGAGAGGGATGTGGCGGCCATGTCGAAGGTCGACTGGTTTGTGCGCGCCGTTCCGAGCTTGGTTTACCGTCCGTTGACCACCCACACGCCCCTGTTTTTGGGGTTGCGCCACCGCACTCACAGTGTGTGGAACGCGACCAACATGGGGGAAGGCGTCATCATAGGCGTCCTTGACTCCGGCATCACCCCTGGCCACCCTTCGTATAGTGACCGCGGCATGCCGCCTCCTCCACCCAAGTGGAAGGGACGTTGCGACTTAGGGAACGTGTCGTCATCGACCGAGCAGTTCTGTAACAATAAGCTCATCGGCGCCCGATCCTTCGTCAACTATAATCGGTCCGGGAACGGATCGATGGATTCGCCTATTGATAACGATGGCCACGGTACTCACACGTCTAGCACCGCCGCCGGAGCATTCGTGAAGCGCGCTAATGTGTACGGGCTAGCCAGGGGAGTGGCAGCTGGAGTGGCCCCCCTTGCGCATCTCGCCATTTATAAGGTTTGCGCGAATGACGAGTGTCAGGCGCACGACATACTCGCTGGGATGGACGCCGCAGTGGAGGACGGTGTGGATGTGCTTTCAATCTCGCTCGGTAGTGACCCTAGTCCATTCTACCGCGACCCAATTGCGATCGGCGGTTTTAACGCCATGCGCAAGGGAGTCTTCGTCAGCTGCTCGGCCGGCAACTCGGGGCCGTTTAATTCCACCGTATCCAATGACGCGCCATGGTTACTCACTGTGGCGGCCAGCACTATGGACCGTGAGTTCTTGGCCACCGTAAAGCTTGGCGACGGCAGCGAGTTCCACGGCGAGAGCATCTACCAGCCGCAGGGATTCTCATCGAAGAAGTATCCTCTCGTGTTCCCTGGCGGCGCTTCCACCTTATGTCTCAACGGTTCCCTTAACGGTATCGACGTGAAGGGAAAGATTGTGCTCTGTGACCGCGGCATCAACGGGCGGATCGAGAAGGGGGAAGTCGTCAAGCAAGCCGGTGGCGCCGGCATGGTGCTTGTCAATGCACCGAAAGACGGCTACAGCACTATCGCCGATCTCCACGTACTGCCGGCGTCGCACATTCCCTATGCCTTTGGACATAAGATCAAGGCTTACATCAACTCATCCTCCCTCCCGACGGCCACCATTGTCTTCAAAGGCACCATTACCCATGTGCCCCACTCTCCGGCGATAACTTCCTTCTCCTCCCGTGGGCCTAGCCAAAATACACCGGGGATCCTCAAGCCCGACATCACCGGCCCTGGTGTCAGCGTCCTTGCTGCTTGGAACACACAAATATTCAATGTCATCTCCGGCACCTCTATGTCCTGCCCCCATCTCTCCGGCATCGCCGCCCTTATCAAGAAAGCCCATCCCGACTGGTCGCCCGCAGCTATCAAATCTGCCATAATGACGACGGCCTACGTAAAAGATAACACCAACAACCCCATCTTTGACGAGAGGAACCTTCCAGCCGACCTCTTCGCGGTGGGAGCCGGCCACGTCATGCCTCTAAAGGTCCTTGACCCGGGACTCATCTACGACATCTCTCCGACGGACTATCATCCATACCTTTGCGGCCTTGGCTACAGTGTCTCCGATGTGAGAATCATCGTCCACCGCAAAATCAACTGCTCGTCGATCAAGAGCATCCCAGAAGGAGAGCTCAACTATCCTTCCATCACCGTCCGACTGCCGACGAATGAGGCAAGGACGGTGACCTTCACAAGGACCGTGACCAACGTCGGCAAGGCAGCAGCGACTTACTACGCAAAGTTAGACGTGCCCGACGTGGTTTCGGCACGTGTAGTTCCGAGAAGCTTAACCTTCGAGAAGGTTAATGAAAAGAAGAGCTTCAAGATTAGTTTCAAGCGAAGGAGTGACTATGGGGCGTCGTCACCGACTGTTGAAGGGCAATTGATGTGGGTTTCCCAGGCGAGGAGTGTGGTCAGAAGTCCAATCTCCATCATCCTGGAGTGA